The genomic region CAGTGCGCATATCGCCGCGTCATCATCGACAACCAGTATGGCAGGCTTCATCACCTTTCCCCGTTTCACTCCCCTTTGATGAGTGTGATTGATTCTGCCCGGAGTGACAGGTATTGCGCAGAACGGCATGCGGGAAACATAACGCGGGTCACATTGCCGTTGTCATTAGCGGAAATTCGTCACGTCAAATATGACGACAGCCTGTTTTTCGTCAGGGTTTTGTCCAAAAAATAGCCGTAACATCAGGGAAAGTCCCCAATTTAAATATGGCATAAAAGATGCATACTCAGGGCGAGAAGCGCGTATGCGCGATTTGAATAACTGGAGCGAAACCGATGAAAAAAGTCGTCACGGTTTGTCCGTATTGCGCATCAGGTTGCAAAATTAACCTGGTGGTCGATAGCGGTAAAATCGTCCGGGCTGAGGCGGCGCAGGGGAAAACCAACCAGGGTACCCTGTGTCTGAAAGGCTATTACGGCTGGGATTTTATTAACGATACCCAGATCCTGACCCCGCGCCTGAAGACCCCAATGATTCGTCGCCAGCGTGGCGGCAAACTGGAATCCGTTTCCTGGGATGAAGCGCTGAATTACGTCGCTGAACGTCTGAGCGCCATCAAAGAGAAGTACGGTCCTGACGCCATCCAGACCACCGGCTCTTCTCGCGGTACCGGGAATGAAACCAACTATGTAATGCAAAAATTTGCGCGCGCCGTTATTGGTACCAATAACGTTGACTGCTGCGCTCGCGTCTGACACGGCCCATCGGTTGCAGGTCTGCACCAGTCGGTCGGTAACGGCGCAATGAGTAATGCGATTAACGAAATTGATAATACCGATTTAGTGTTTATCTTCGGGTACAACCCGGCCGATTCCCACCCAATTGTGGCGAATCACGTGATTAACGCTAAGCGTAACGGGGCGAAAATAATCGTCTGCGATCCACGCAAAATTGAAACCGCGCGCATTGCTGACATGCACATCGCATTGAAAAACGGCTCGAATATCGCGCTGTTAAATGCCATGGGGCACGTCATTATTGAAGAAAATCTGTACGATAAGGCGTTTGTTGCCTCCCGTACTGAAGGCTTTGACGAGTATCGCAAGATTGTCGAAGGCTATACGCCAGAGTCCGTTGAAGAGATTACGGGCGTGAGCGCGAACGACATCCGTCAGGCGGCGCGGATGTATGCCGGGGCGAAAAGCGCGGCGATTCTGTGGGGCATGGGCGTGACCCAGTTCTATCAGGGTGTGGAAACCGTACGCTCATTAACCAGCCTCGCAATGCTGACCGGTAACCTTGGGAAGCCAAGCGTGGGTGTGAACCCGGTGCGTGGTCAGAACAACGTCCAGGGTGCCTGCGATATGGGCGCACTGCCGGATACCTATCCGGGCTATCAGTACGTGAAAGATCCGGCTAACCGTGAGAAATTCGCCAAAGCCTGGGGCGTCGAAAGCCTGCCTGCACATACCGGTTATCGCATAAGCGAACTGCCGCACCGTGCGGCGCATGGTGAAGTGCGCGCGGCGTACATTATGGGTGAAGATCCGCTACAAACCGATGCAGAACTCTCTGCGGTGCGCAAAGGCTTTGAGGATCTGGAACTGGTCATCGTGCAGGACATCTTTATGACCAAAACCGCGTCGGCGGCGGATGTGATTTTACCGTCAACGTCGTGGGGCGAACATGAAGGCGTATTTACCGCGGCTGACCGTGGGTTCCAGCGCTTCTTTAAAGCCGTTGAACCGAAGTGGGATCTGAAAACGGACTGGCAAATCATCAGTGAGATCGCCACCCGAATGGGCTACCCGATGCACTACAACAACACCCAGGAGATCTGGGATGAGTTGCGTCATCTGTGCCCGGATTTCTATGGTGCCACCTACGAGAAGATGGGCGAACTGGGTTACATACAGTGGCCGTGTCGCGACACTTCGGACGCCGATCAGGGTACCTCATATCTCTTTAAAGAGAAGTTTGATACCCCGAACGGTCTGGCGCAGTTCTTCACCTGTGACTGGGTAGCGCCTATCGACAAGCTGACCGAGGAGTACCCAATGGTGCTGTCTACGGTACGTGAAGTCGGCCACTACTCCTGTCGCTCAATGACCGGCAACTGCGCGGCGCTGGCTGCGCTGGCGGACGAACCGGGCTATGCGCAAATCAACGCTGCCGACGCCGCGCGTCTGGGCATTGAAGATGAAGCGCTGGTGTGGGTTAACTCGCGTAAAGGCAAAATTATCACTCGTGCGCAGGTCAGTGAACGTCCGAATAAAGGGGCGATTTATATGACCTACCAGTGGTGGATTGGGGCCTGTAACGAACTGGTGACAGAGAACTTAAGCCCGATTACCAAAACGCCGGAGTATAAATATTGCGCCGTTAACGTCGAGCCGATCGCCGATCAGCGTGCCGCCGAGCAATATGTGATTGACGAGTACAACAAGCTGAAAACCCGCCTGCGCGAAAGCGCAATGGGGTAATGCAAATTGCCTGATGGCGCTACGCTTATCAGGCCTACGAGCGAACACCTCACTGTAGGCCGGATAAGATGCGTTAGCATCGCCATCAGGCATTTTCCTTGCAGCAGCCTCCGTCCGGAGGCTGTTTTTTTATCCATTCAATCTCTTTATACTGTCTTCTCCATACCCTAAATAAAACTCAAAATGAAACCACTTCTTGCATTGATGTTATTTATGACATTCTTTGCCAATGCCGCCGATCCTGAGCCAGGAAGCCAGTATTTGCAGGCAGCAGAGGCAGGTGACAGACGCGCACAATATTTTCTGGCCGACAGTTGGCTGAGCTATGGCGATTTAAACAAAGCTGAATATTGGGCACAAAAGGCCGCAAACAATGGTGATGCCGATGCCTGCGCACTGTTGGCGCAAATCAAAATCACGAATCCGGTGAGCCTGGATTACCCTGAAGCGAAAACACTGGCGGAAAAAGCCGCTCAGGCGGGCAGTAAGGCGGGCGAAATAACGCTGGCGCGAATTCTGGTGAACACGCAAGCGGGTAAGCCTGATTATCCAAAAGCAATTTTATTGCTGCAAAACGCCTCCGACAATCTGGAAAGCGACGTGGCGGTGGATGCCCAAATGCTGCTTGGCTTAATTTACGCTAACGGCGTCGGTATTCCGGCTGACGATGCAAAGGCGACCTGGTATTTCAAACGCAGCTCGGCCATTTCCCGAACCGGATACTCCGAATACTGGGCGGGAATGATGTTCCTGAACGGTGAACAGGGCTTTATTGAAAAGAACAAACAGAAGGCGCTGCACTGGTTAAATCTGAGCTGTAGCGAAGGGTTTGATACCGGCTGTGAAGAGTTTGAAAAGTTAACGAACGGGTGATGCTCACGCGTCTTATCAGGCCTACATTCTCGTTCTCGTAGGCCTGATAAGCGAAGCGCCATCAGGCACTCACGCATCAACCATTATTGGGCGGTCTTGTCGAATTTGCCCAGCACTTCGCGCTCATACGCCAGCGCTTTCTTACGGTCAAATTTGTGTTCCCACTTGGCGACAACCAGCACCGCCAGCGCATTACCCACCACATTCAGCGCAGTACGCGCCATGTCGAGAATACGGTCAACCCCTGCGATAAAGGCCAGTCCCTCCAGCGGGATCCCCACGCTGCCCAGCGTTG from Citrobacter sp. RHB25-C09 harbors:
- the yjcO gene encoding Sel1 family TPR-like repeat protein YjcO is translated as MKPLLALMLFMTFFANAADPEPGSQYLQAAEAGDRRAQYFLADSWLSYGDLNKAEYWAQKAANNGDADACALLAQIKITNPVSLDYPEAKTLAEKAAQAGSKAGEITLARILVNTQAGKPDYPKAILLLQNASDNLESDVAVDAQMLLGLIYANGVGIPADDAKATWYFKRSSAISRTGYSEYWAGMMFLNGEQGFIEKNKQKALHWLNLSCSEGFDTGCEEFEKLTNG
- the fdhF gene encoding formate dehydrogenase subunit alpha gives rise to the protein MKKVVTVCPYCASGCKINLVVDSGKIVRAEAAQGKTNQGTLCLKGYYGWDFINDTQILTPRLKTPMIRRQRGGKLESVSWDEALNYVAERLSAIKEKYGPDAIQTTGSSRGTGNETNYVMQKFARAVIGTNNVDCCARVUHGPSVAGLHQSVGNGAMSNAINEIDNTDLVFIFGYNPADSHPIVANHVINAKRNGAKIIVCDPRKIETARIADMHIALKNGSNIALLNAMGHVIIEENLYDKAFVASRTEGFDEYRKIVEGYTPESVEEITGVSANDIRQAARMYAGAKSAAILWGMGVTQFYQGVETVRSLTSLAMLTGNLGKPSVGVNPVRGQNNVQGACDMGALPDTYPGYQYVKDPANREKFAKAWGVESLPAHTGYRISELPHRAAHGEVRAAYIMGEDPLQTDAELSAVRKGFEDLELVIVQDIFMTKTASAADVILPSTSWGEHEGVFTAADRGFQRFFKAVEPKWDLKTDWQIISEIATRMGYPMHYNNTQEIWDELRHLCPDFYGATYEKMGELGYIQWPCRDTSDADQGTSYLFKEKFDTPNGLAQFFTCDWVAPIDKLTEEYPMVLSTVREVGHYSCRSMTGNCAALAALADEPGYAQINAADAARLGIEDEALVWVNSRKGKIITRAQVSERPNKGAIYMTYQWWIGACNELVTENLSPITKTPEYKYCAVNVEPIADQRAAEQYVIDEYNKLKTRLRESAMG